Genomic segment of Arachis hypogaea cultivar Tifrunner chromosome 16, arahy.Tifrunner.gnm2.J5K5, whole genome shotgun sequence:
CTTCAAGATCTTTAGTTGAGCTTGCTATCCAAATCTTAGACCATATAATAAACACAAACTTGACTACCGATCTGAGAAATGTATTTTTCTTGGGTATGCACCCCAATACAAAGGATTCAGGTGCCTATCTCCTAATGGCAAAATATACATTGCAAGGAATGTTTTTTTGACGAAGGTTCTTTCTCTTATCCAATTCTTTTTTCACAAAAACTTGGTTCTCTTTTTTCACTGTCAACTACTATTTAACACCATCTTTTTTGACAAAACGAACTCCAAAAAATGCTAATTACAAATAAATtctcaaaagatttaaaaatataacaaaaaattaaatattaaatatatattataaaagataactttaaagatcaaattttgatataaatttttgcaattattattagaaaaataaaattctttcatctttaaaatttcttaaaTGTTTgtcaagtaatttttttaaaaaaatttattctaaatgaccatatttttttgaaaaataaaataaaaatttagagattaaattttatttcaaatttttttgtgtACCTTCTGATTTATTTAAATGTTGCCACAAAATTTAAACCTAATGGATAAGTCATTtgctaaatataaatatttttttattacttataaaaattataatatttattagtttttttgtcgttgttatgatatgattcataaatttaaaagattcaagtttaaaataataagatataatttacatttgaattgagattcaaatttgaaatcagtaacaaatctcatactatatatgtatgccaagagtagaggaataATACAAATAACATATAAGTGTTTTATttctttacctctacacacataaatgtatgtgaacCTAATTCTTAGAGTAGAATTTGATGgtatgcaaagagttgcaagaggtttctcaatttagatcagatgtccattggtcaaggagttgacagcaaaggatggtttcggtgtggatacgcatagcacCTTTGTACTATCGAAGGAGAAAATAAAGTTTTTACTAAAGCATCCAAAGGTATTTAGAtttgatttatatattatttattcgaataaaatttaagcataaaatagatctttaggattattttctttttttctgctaCGTGTTATAAACATATAGTAATCCTACAGAAAAAATGAGAGAGTTAAGATTTGAAAGAGATGAAGGGGAATGACGAGTAATGTTGAGGGAGGATAGATtcgaaataaaacaaaaaaataagaggTGAAAAGGTCCAAAATATATGTGTGTCTACTATAGAAATTTTGTGTCTTACCTTTTTTTTTATACGAAATCTCCAGCTCAGTAGGATTAAGGATTAATCTGCCGTGGTATGGTAcaaagctccatttaagggttttgTCGCTGACCAATGGGTTGTTGCATGCTAGAGGCGGCATCCGAACCCCCAACGCTTGCATAAATAGGTGTTGAAGTTTGAATCCCGCGTTGTGTctcactattttaaaaaataattctggTAGGTAGACAATGGGGATGCGAAAAATGTGAACATCGGACTATACTCCTAGGTCCAATAATTATGAAAAAACATCCCAACCTAATTTCACTTTTATCTTTCACATTCTCCATTACCTATTTTTACCtacaccaaaccctaaaccctatttTCACCATAGCCTCCTCTGAAACGCTGTCAACCTTCGCCACCTTGCCCAGAACGGAGACGATGTTCCATCGCTACTCCATGCCGCACTGTTGCCTCTCTTTCACGCTGCACCGTTGCATATCCATCTCCCACGAAGCTCACGAAGTGTCGTCGCTACCTCCGCCCCTGCTTCCCACAGCAGCATCGTGCCTCTGTTCCCAACAGCTACGCGTTCTCAACGAATAAGAAGGCCGCCTATCGCCCCACTGCGCCGTGCACAGCCACACCGCCCTATTGCTCCCCTGTGATGCGCATTCTTGCCGAGGAAGAAGGCCACCCGTCGTACAGTCACACTGCGATGACTCGTCCTACTTCGTCCTCGTCTTCGTTCACCCAAATggtatgacccaaataaattttcacATCTTAGTGAAAAGAACTATTCGcatacatagtaaaatgaacatcttgCGGAGCATGTGCATGCAATTTTAAGCAAATCAAGTAAAATATAAATGATATACCAAAATAAACatcaattttaaaatgaaaaaaaaaccatccgcatacatagtaaaatgaacatccgactTAATAAGAAACAAGTAACGAGACAGTAACTGCGAAGTACCGGAGTCGCAATACAGCAACGGCAGCAATGACATAGGATTGCAAAAGAACAATTgcggcaaaaataaaaaaattcaaagattcaaaattatgattaaatctaattaatttaaaatttgatttttaaaattaaaattaatttttttaatctattgtttacgttattaaaaaaatattattcttctatattttttcttgaaaaaaaattcaaaatatatatttattatgtgTAATCAtgtctttaaaatttatatttcaacaACCAAACATAAACATGTATAATTATGTCTATGTATTTGAAGAACATACCTACTAACTAAATACAACTTTAAAAATGAAACACCAAAAGGAAAGGGAAAAAACACCATAAAGATATGGCAGCAAACTGAAAACATTTAGGTAAAAATCAGAATCACAGCTTTCCTCATAGCTGAAACGTTCTTCCACGAGCTTAAAATCAAATTTAGAGTAACTAATGCCTCCATAGGTTTTTAAAGCACTAATTGAGGTGATCCTATTACTAACTATATATCAATCTATAACATCGTCTAAATCCCTATTGTTACTTAAAACTACAATCATTAATTAGCCGTAATTTAAGAATAGTTTATACATACATGAGTATAGCCATGGATCTATTGAATTAAATGTGACAAGTCATACCCAATATTCTTTAATTTATGCTTTATTCTTTCTCCTTTCCAcacttttatctttttcttatttttttactctttttgTATTGGCTTTGATATTTTTAAGTGAGAAActtttaaaaatagtaaaaaaaaatattattttataccatttaaattaaatatattaacagTATAAAGAATGTGTAAGACcatctaattaaatttataagtttaaataaatttttaaataatgaatttaaaaattaattatttttattaatttgataatacacaattaattatataaaaatattttaaatagataatatattttatattcttatataaatttaattttaatatacggttagtaaaataattttatagaaacttcaaatgatataataatatcatattaacaaaaataaattattttttatattaattatataaataattaaaaaactaatataattaaatgattatataaaaaatttcatataatTAATACATCATAAGTATACTCTTATTTAACGTTTTGTAGTATATAAttgattgttttgattatttATACCGTTTACTAAATACGATGTAAGTTAATCCAGAAGATAAAATGAGCTGTTAGGAACTTTAAAGCCGCTCTGTTGGTGAACTCATTCACCACAGTCCATAGTGTGTAATGATTATTTTCTAGAGAagtaaatagataaaattaaacaaattaagtaATCCTAAAAGAGATTAATACAGAGATAAAGGTGGATTCAATGAGTTTGAGAGAGGTGTAAGGTGTGCAGATAATTGTAAGGATAATAATGGATAGAATATAGTAAGATTTTATCTAACTCTAGTTCTATTCGTgaatttgagatttttatataaacttaaTTCTATTCTACTCTATTATTAAGCTGCGcctattacaaaaaaaataatattattatataattaaataataatttaaaatacaactaattttatataaaaaaatattaaataattaattaatatttttttatgactaaGAATCTTTTGTATTTAACGAGAGATTCTTGTTtaatattcatttaaaatatatttttatataaatatataacatataaatatataggGTGTGGATTGGTTGAGTAAGGTCAACTTGCACTCTACCTGATCCGCACGAAATCCCACCCATATTCTACTTTATCCGCTGTGAATTAGGTGGACAACTCTATTCGATCGATTAGATACTCACATTTAGAGTGCATATTGACATCTCTAAATAGTTGTAACATGGACCTTATGAAGCTAGTAATATATAAAAGGCATGGGTGTGAGTTCACCCAAGTGCTGCTAAAGGATTTTATACTACTCAAGGAGTATACATTGGGTGTTGGAACATTCAAAATATATGAAGGCATGGTCAGGAATGGATTTTGTAATGTCAATGATTTTGTTATTCTTGTAGGTTTGTAATGTTTGACTAGGGTTGGAAGTGAGTCGAACTAAACTAAGCTCAAGTTtggctcattaacaatcgagcctattttTTAAACTCAAATTCGGCTCACCGAAAGCTTACAAGctgattcaaataataaaaatataatttataattttatatcaataaattataacttataacttatatattttaaaaaatatttaaaaacatcaatattatatataaaaaataaatataaaattttaaataattaagattattaatatatataaaattatatattactatatgtatatatataaattaaaagtatatatatatatatatatatatatatatatatatatatatatatatatatataatcgagccagtTCATGAGCTAATGAACTGAGTTTATCCAAATTTAAAtttgactcatttaatttatgaactcaatTTCAGGTTCAAACTTAGCTCACAATCTCACGAGTTTAACTTATCGAGCTATTAACAAGTCGAGTTTGAACGAGCTCATGAACTAACTTGACTCACTTCTAACCCAATATTTGACTTTGAAATATTTAAAACATATGGAGGTGCTACATTACATTTTATACTCTCTTTTTTGGGTCGAATTGTAACAAACAATCtgaagaaaataactaaactCTTATTATATACTATTTGTgactaaataaatataaatagataaaaatgcAAAATGGTCAATGGAAGCATCCAAGGACTAGAGAGATACGAGAAGAGTGAATGGCGGGCAAAAGGGACAATTCACATTCCGAACCTTTTGGCGCGAACTGCATCGCTCATTCATTCCCTCGCTCTGCACCTTAATTCTATTCCCAATCCATTCTCTCAAACAACGCAAATTTAGTTACCGTTCCATTCGGAACAattcctttctcctcttactcCTTTCTTcgcattttctttctctttctctatttGGACCCCAACGACTAAGAAAATCTATCTTCTGTGTTCTTCTACCTATTACGAATTTCAcctaacaaagaaaacaaaaaaaaagattctATGTACATTTTGATTAATTACTACCAGCTGCGATCAATCAATATTCATGTTACTGCTGTGGTTTCCTTGACCTAACGGAAGCTGCCGCATTCGCTCTCAGGTTATTGATtatgtttttttatgtttaattctCACGGCGTTTCTAGGGAACCAAACATGATGGTGGTTACGTACTTGGAATTCATAGGCGGGTGCAGATTTCTACTCTGAATTTGTATTCTAAAAGTACGTGGACGTATTTATATTGCAAGTTAGATGTTTGTTGATTCCTAGTTTTAGAAATGCTTATGGTCATAAGAAAATAGTcaaatatattttcaattttttttcttaatttgttctTTTGGCTCATCAATGAACTGTTGGATGCTTGAGTATATAAAATGTGATTGATCATTGCTGCCATTATTTTTGAGCTTTGACTTTTGAAATTGGAAATAAGCTGTTGTATGAATAAAAATGTATGTATTTTATATCGGTTTTAATTTCTTATTGGGATCATTGAGTTTGGGAACTAGATATGGAAGATAACGAGTGCATGTTTAATTCAATTATTCAATGTGTATAATGTTAGAAACTTAGAATGTAGCTGAAAATTAGTATGGTATGCTAGTTAGAAAATTTTTAGGCGGGAGCCAGTTTCACTTGTAAAACAATATCATGAATCTGGATGCAGATAACGAGCTTGAAAGGAGAGGGAAAAAaatagaagaggaagaagaaaatggcGACTCTAGGGGATATTTGTGTTTCCGCGGCCGTCAATCTCTTGTCTGCAATTGCATTCTTGCTGGCTTTTGCAATATTACGACTTCAACCCATTAACGATAGGGTCTACTTCCCAAAATGGTATCTGAAGGGAATAAGAGGAAGCCCAACAAGTTCCAGAACAGCAGTTGGAAAATTTGTTAACCTGGACTACAGTTCCTATCTCAGGTTCTTGAATTGGATGCCTGCAGCATTGCATATGCCAGAGCCAGAACTTATAGATCATGCAGGGCTTGACTCAGCAGTGTATATTCGGATTTATCTGCTTGGGTGAGTTGTTACAAACAAGGGCCGTGTTTGGAGACGGTCTCAGGATAGAAATATAATAACATAACTCTGAGATAATAGACACAACCTCATATTTGAGTGGatgaaaaatacaagaaaaatctGTCTTAGGACAAAAATATTTTACTTGTCTCCTTATCCAAACAAATTTGTATTTTTCAATGTCTCTATATATTTATGTTCTTAGACAGTATTCAAAtgcaacatttttatttttatttttttgcaattAGGCTCTGCTGAGACATTTAAAAGACAAAGGAATTTGgtcttctattttctattttgaatctttatttctTCTTTCCCCCTTTTAATGCTTGATTCTTTTTTCTCTGTTGGGAATACTGAGATACAGGTTGAAAATATTTGCCCCAGTTGCCGTACTTGCTTTTGGGGCTTTGGTTCCCGTTAACTGGACTGGGAGAAGATTGAATGCATCAAAATCCAAGGAGTTGACATTTAGCAATATTGACAAGCTTTCGATATCAAATGTTCCAGATGGATCAAAGAGGTGAGGAGATCCTTTTAACACTGTTTTCTTGGCTCCAAGTCTGTCTCTTGTTATACAACATAGGATGGATCTTAACACTATATGCTAAGAAGTTTAGTGTCATCTCCTTGCAGGTTTTGGGTTCATATTGGTATGTCATATCTCTTCTCTTTTTGGACATGCTTTACTCTTTACAGAGAATACAAGATTATAGCAGCAATGAGATTGCGATTTTTGGCATCTGAACGTCGTCGTCCAGACCAATTTACTGTAAGTTGGTCTCATTTTCATTGTAGTACATTTTCTTGTTATAAGTAGCTTGCTGAGATGCACAtatgtacatatatgtacatGTGCCTATTATACACAAATGAAGGGTATGTGGTAGTAACATAAGTCTTTCTATTTTCATGTTCTCCACAATTTTACTGTGATGCAGTGCAAGTCATTCAGCTTTTGCTTGTTATCAGTACTGTAACATTTACAGCTTGCTTAGGAAATTATCCTTATTCAGATGTTCAATGTTAATAACAGCTCTGATAATTTATAGGTCCTAGTGAGGAACGTTCCACCAGATCCTGATGAATCTGTTAGTGAGCacattgagcattttttttgtgTCAATCATCCTGATCACTATCTGATGCATCAGGTAATGTTGTTTATAGACAATCTTAATTATATAACtgacaataataatatttataagaattggTCTGGTAATCTTGTAATTTTCTTTGATGTAACAAaacattaatttattcttaatgatTGATAGGTTGTATATAATGCAAACAAGCTTGCTGCAATAGTTGCAAAGAAAAGGGCAATGATAAACTGGCACATTTACTACGAAAACAAATATGAAAGGAATCCTTCGCAAAGGCCAGTTACTCGGGTAACTTACTGTCAATTAGTTGTTATTGTggctttctttttaattaacaatTTGAATTGATGGGATCCTCTTttgtctttttgttttttcatgagAACTAAAAATAAGGTGATGTCAACTGACAATATTTTTTTTCCCCTGTTCCTCAATTTGATTTCTTATCTATATAGACAGGTATGCTCGGTATCTTCGGGAAAAAAGTGGATGCTATTAATCATTATACTTCGCTAATTGATAACTTGAGCAAACAAGTACGTACTGATTAAAAAGTGCAATGCTTTAGTCAACTTTCACCTTCCATATACTTCCTTTGAAGTTGTCAAGTTATGGTAATTATTTGTCATTGTTATTTCACTAGAAATAGCGGGTTATGATCCTAAGAGTTCTTAGAGGAAGTTCAAGTTATGGGTCTTTCACCTCATTTCCTACCCTTGTTCTGTATTCTAATTGTGCTTGGAAAGTTATAAAACTGGTTTAAGGTTAAACCAATTTCTGAACTTTCAAGTGTTTCTGAACATGCATTAATAAATTGTTACTCTTATATAGTTGTCATGGTACAAATGTTTAATATCAAAATATTCATCTTGCACCAAATTCAGTTTGCTCTTTGTTTGTGTGTCTCCTCTCCTCTTACGGTATTTTCATATGGTGATCAATATGATTGTATTCATTTCAtgcaggaagaggaagaaagacaGAAAGTTAGAAATGATCCCGATGCTATTGTTCCTGCAGCATTCGTTTCATTCAAAACCCGATGGGGAGCAGCTGTATGTGCTCAAACTCAGCAAACTAGTAATCCTACTGTTTGGCTCACAGAATGGGCTCCTGAGCCTCGAGATGTCTATTGGGATAATCTAGCCATTCCATATTTGGATCTCAATCTTCGAAAATTGCTCATGACTGTTGCTATGTTTTTCTTAACTTTCTTCTTTATGATACCAATAGCATTGGTCCAATCTCTAGCCAACATTGAGTCCATCAAGCATGTCTTTCCTTTCTTGGCGTCGTTAgttgagaagtaagttcaatCTTACACTAGTGATATACAATTTTCTTAAATCTGAAGTGCTAATAAGTTAACATTTTCGCTTGATTCACCAACGCTTagtatctttttgtgttgttcTGTAAAGGGAATAATTCTTCTCATGTGAAAAATCACATAAACTAGTCATTTGCATACTCTTAACATTAACTAAAATATCGAGATCCACACTATTTCTTATCTTCATGTTTCATACTCAATAATACAATTTCACAAATAACTACATCATGCACAATTTCCGCATAAAAGGAGTCCATTTTGTTGCTAGAGTAATGGCTTTGGTTTCTTCTCATACTCTGCAGGCCATCTGTAAAGAATTTTATTCAAGGATTTCTGCCAGGGCTAACATTAAAGATATTTCTTATTTTCCTCCCTAAAATTCTCATGACAATGTCCAAAATAGAAGGTTTTACATCGCTTTCAGGTTTAGACCGGAGGTCAGCATCCAAATATTACTTATTTATTCTTGTCAATGTGTTCCTTGGAAGCGTTGTAACAGGAACCGCATTTCAGCAACTTGAACAACTTATTGATCAGCCCTCTACAGAGTAGGCCCCGAGCTTAATTAGGTTTCATAATTATATAGCTTTTACTTGGTTGCTGAACATTGTTGCAACTGAGAACTCTCATGAACATGATACTTAATAAATCTTTATCATGTGTAGGTTCACCAAAACTGTTGGCAGTACAATCCCTATGAAAGCAACATTTTTCATCACATATGTAATGATTGATGGATGGGCTGGAATTGCTGCAGAGGTCCTCAGATTAACTCCGTTAATTATGTTCCACCTGAAAAACACATTCCTGGTGAAGACAGAGCTGGACAGACAAGCTGCTATGGACCCTGGTTGCTTGGATTTTTCCATATCTGAACCTCGAATACAGTTATATTTCATGCTAGGACACGTCTATGCCCCAGTTACGCCTTTACTTCTCCCCTTCATTGTAGTATTCTTCGCCTTTTCCTACTTGGTCTTTCGGCATCAAGTAAGTTTTCAATACAATTTGTTGCAATGTTTTGTTTTATATTCAATAATGGTGTCAAGATAGAAATACTGACAAAAGTTTCATTACACATGTAAGAATAAATGTCATTTAGTTTTTGCTGTTCTTAACTGacgattttctttttctctctcttttgctGTCACAAGATTATCAATGTGTATAACCAGCACTACGAGAGTGGAGCAACATTTTGGCCAGATGTCCACCGTCGAGTTCTTACCGGATTGATTATATCCCAGATTCTTTTGATGGGGTTGCTCAGTACCAGAGGCACTAACAAGATCACGCTAGTGCTTATTGGACAACCCATCTTGACATTCTGGTTCTACAGATATTGCAAAGGCCGCTTTGAATCAGCATTCATAAAGTTCCCACTAGAGGTCAGTTAACCATTTAAATAATTTCTTACACACAATTCAATAGTCCGGATAAAACCGTTTTGGAAAAAAATCCTCTAAAGGGAATTGAAAAGtaagaaagtaagaaaaaaacCTCTAAAGTGAAGAGAATcgtaaagtaataaaataaggaGTTAATAATCACTATTGATGACAGGAAGCTATGGTGAAGGATACGCTTGAACGGGCTGTTGAGCCAACCTTGAACCTGAGAATATATCTTCAAGATGCTTATGTACACCCAGTTTTTAAGAGAAGTGAGTTGGAAAAACCAATGGCCgttgatgatgaagaagagaaTCCTCTCATTCAAACAACTAGAGCGTCTCGTCTGAGTAGCATGCCAGAATCTGATAATGAAGCATAGTAACTGATAGTTGTTAATGTACAGTTAACATTAGattgaattttttcttttttggaaatAGAATCAACCAATTTTTATGTGGAAATTACAAGATTGCAACAAGCGACATGTCCCAAACAGATTCCTGGCTCAGGTGACACTGTTGGTCTCACTGGGTTGGAAGATGCTGTTTGTTGTACCATTTTTTTTTAACCTTTTGTTATTTAACAATTTCTTTGTAGGTATATATCATATCTTGTAATTATTGTAGATAATTTTGTGTTCAATAGACCAATACTAAAAGACATAAcccatttgataaaaaaaaagcaagcaaatCAACAAGAGGTCAGAAACAACACTCCCAAGATGAagttaaagtttttttttaaacaatgaaATAAAGTTTTTATAGAGATTGTGTAAAATATCATACTACCATCTAGAGGTGGGTATACTGTCCAGCTCTATCCGTTAACTCAAATCACAACAGGCTAAATATTAACGGATCGAGTCGGGCTAGTTTGCAACATATAGGAGTTGCTTTGAGAAATGTTCGTGTTTACATCGCGTTGGTCCGCGGTTTCATGGGCCAACTCAAACTGCAAAattttttgtgtcttttattttttttgcattaCTATTATCAAATTCATGAGTTATgattaaaaattagtaagagaatgAGTCATAGAAGAAGGCACAAATCTTATACAGTAGTAAATTGATATTTATGTCAATTTAAtggcaaattaaaaaaataaatagtaaatattAAGTGAAAAAAAACAAGTTTTAAATGAGTTGTTAGCTTTTAGCTTAtataaatacatttttattaatattatacttAAAGCGAGTTTAAGTGGTACGGATTGTTGATTAAATAAGTTGATCTACGGATCATAGCCGCCTTCATTACGGGTATGTCTAAAATAAACTCAACAATTATGTGCTTATTGAATGAGCCACACTCATATAGACTATTAgattttaatagataaaaatcatagactaatataaaagaagagcattgatggactctaataaatatagaatatcctagtacataaataaatattttaaatagcaataatttaatacacaatactttaaataGCAACATAATCTttcattattaaataattaaatataaaatatataaatataaaatatatgagtattttttatttattaaaattaattattatacaaaatttttttataatattcaaaaattatattaaaataatattttaaactgtaacataaaaatataaaataattaaaattttattttatattacttgacaaataattagattattatatttaaaatttattaactaactatttttattaaagatattattatataatataattttttataaaaatattttaaaaatataatttatttaaaatattatgtataatacatgaaaatatatttttttatttttttcaattttttttagaaaaatagaataaataatataattttaaatacatacctaaataaaaaagttaatatttttatgtattatatataaattttttaaattttacttttacaaatattttgataaaaaattatatgatataataatatatttaataaagtaattatttaataaattttaaatataataatctaattatttgtcaagtaatataaaataaattttaattattttatatttttatattgtaggttaaaatatcattttaatattataaaaaaaatttacataataattaatcttaatgaattaaaaaatatattttttgtatttatttattttatattttttagaacaaaaaatttctacctttatatagtaaaatatgtgataatcttcttaatatatatatcaggggtggcaaaacgggtcgagtCCGTCGGGCCGACCTGTCGAACCCGCTAAAAAATGTGAATTGGGCTAAGATTTGAAacctgtcaaattaaaaaaatttgccaaactcgcaaaatttttatgcaaattttttttataatattaaaaaatattaaaataatattttaaattgttatacTATAACAGATTTAATATGTTTTCTAATTTCAATGTTATTAtatgattataattatttaatatataaaaaaattactagaTAGTATATATATTAGGGGTGGCAATGTGGGCCGGCCCGCTCCAACCCGCCTAGGCCCGCACTATAAACGGAACGGGTCGGCCCGCCCCACCAACTAAAGTGGGTATAAAATGCTAgtccatttgactttttttttgaaaaataaaattaattaaaattaactaaaaaataataaattaaaaattaaatacaaataaaaaatagtcaaattataatataattttttactatttttttaatttttaatttcaataaaattgttcaaaataatatttgtcaataaaattatctttattttaaaaaataagtcacataatttgaacatatatacgaaattgtaaaataaaataaataaagtcacataatt
This window contains:
- the LOC112759121 gene encoding CSC1-like protein At4g02900; this translates as MATLGDICVSAAVNLLSAIAFLLAFAILRLQPINDRVYFPKWYLKGIRGSPTSSRTAVGKFVNLDYSSYLRFLNWMPAALHMPEPELIDHAGLDSAVYIRIYLLGLKIFAPVAVLAFGALVPVNWTGRRLNASKSKELTFSNIDKLSISNVPDGSKRFWVHIGMSYLFSFWTCFTLYREYKIIAAMRLRFLASERRRPDQFTVLVRNVPPDPDESVSEHIEHFFCVNHPDHYLMHQVVYNANKLAAIVAKKRAMINWHIYYENKYERNPSQRPVTRTGMLGIFGKKVDAINHYTSLIDNLSKQEEEERQKVRNDPDAIVPAAFVSFKTRWGAAVCAQTQQTSNPTVWLTEWAPEPRDVYWDNLAIPYLDLNLRKLLMTVAMFFLTFFFMIPIALVQSLANIESIKHVFPFLASLVEKPSVKNFIQGFLPGLTLKIFLIFLPKILMTMSKIEGFTSLSGLDRRSASKYYLFILVNVFLGSVVTGTAFQQLEQLIDQPSTEFTKTVGSTIPMKATFFITYVMIDGWAGIAAEVLRLTPLIMFHLKNTFLVKTELDRQAAMDPGCLDFSISEPRIQLYFMLGHVYAPVTPLLLPFIVVFFAFSYLVFRHQIINVYNQHYESGATFWPDVHRRVLTGLIISQILLMGLLSTRGTNKITLVLIGQPILTFWFYRYCKGRFESAFIKFPLEEAMVKDTLERAVEPTLNLRIYLQDAYVHPVFKRSELEKPMAVDDEEENPLIQTTRASRLSSMPESDNEA